One window from the genome of Nicotiana sylvestris chromosome 9, ASM39365v2, whole genome shotgun sequence encodes:
- the LOC104239676 gene encoding zinc finger CCCH domain-containing protein 41-like — protein MELKVSSSKPALLPSDCNSDPEEKEISEEDDDDRNHKHRRRELHSQSEETDTVEPVFSRPFRKRKPFKNGHPYGEGDSQFSETRFPRRRGMGSFSRAPLESYQRMRLNQSLSGDASNGRGRGREHSAWAQRDSRFGSADIASQMFPQGPVTPDLFTGRGVQNVSNAQSSSWSAFGMVPGMSNGGLDTIHSLGFQGTLRPPLNPTVGMGIPRQRCRDFEERGFCLRGDMCPMEHGVNRIVVEDVQSLSQFNLPVSLPNAHMLGPATVEGSLPVIGPSGSLVSGKALHNKITKPPVIDDGLGLTDAFVDGSMTGGADFYDPDQPLWSNDRSETSAVLQDLNPSKIDDTGPLLDADSSDHDQVGQCDAFELEHPLRGAKAASGSQSVWGRIRRSKNNSNVKEITDFTGDASSFDEMGKDLESSCSNQGNSRPGKQKNVDTIDPQMTESSFKPQSSSGHNMRKPSQKALRTLFVRGIPQKDNKPDALLSHFQKFGEVIDIHIPQSGERAFIQFSKREEAEAALRAPDAVIGNRFIKLFWANRDSIMDDGLNGGINLPLTPRGVTSSVVQPHLSVPYKGKDNIQSLASKAAEHGPVVLLPTSGLPKPVAHNVPKAAPAVQKKVESLELLKEELRKKQELLDQKRNEFRRQLVKLEKQAVGVKAEAVSDQDLKKQVEGETVSYSAKMQNSSSTELNNDVSSTQADAISDCSRSTENAERSCSISSSTVATQEPSSLKQSIRPLAPHGAPFIFNRYKLDNRPTAFKVLPPLPCGLANVAVLKEHFSAFGDLTSVELEDLEPQDSNNGSETLNISAKICYPTRRSAERAFLNGKIWQGQALQFMWLQSSNSTKDSGVRKDAAPALKQPSDASVQPISKDSSTGSEEGNTAGSDAPEKDYMEREKQPSDANVQPIPEDPLTCLQEGNAAGIDEPEKGYIEHATVNEVPNSSSAKQLAECDRS, from the exons ATGGAGCTTAAAGTTTCATCTTCAAAGCCAGCACTTTTACCTTCTGATTGCAACAGTGATCCTGAAGAGAAAGAAATCAGTGAAGAGGATGATGATGATCGCAATCATAAGCATCGTAGGAGAGAACTGCATTCTCAATCTGAGGAGACTGATACCGTTGAACCAGTTTTCAGTAGACCATTCAGGAAACGAAAGCCTTTTAAGAATGGACATCCTTATGGTGAAGGAGATTCTCAGTTTAGTGAAACCAGGTTCCCAAGAAGACGAGGAATGGGTTCATTTTCCAGGGCCCCTTTGGAATCATACCAAAGAATGAGGCTGAACCAATCACTGTCTGGTGATGCTAGTAATGGTAGGGGTCGAGGGAGAGAACATAGTGCTTGGGCCCAACGTGATTCAAGGTTTGGCTCCGCTGATATTGCATCTCAAATGTTTCCACAGGGCCCTGTTACTCCTGATCTCTTTACTGGAAGAGGGGTGCAAAACGTTTCTAATGCACAGAGTTCATCTTGGAGTGCATTTGGAATGGTTCCAGGAATGTCTAATGGCGGCCTTGATACAATTCATTCCCTTGGTTTCCAGGGAACACTCAGGCCACCCTTGAATCCTACTGTGGGTATGGGTATTCCAAGGCAGAGATGTAGAGACTTTGAGGAGCGTGGATTTTGCCTAAGAGGAGATATGTGCCCGATGGAGCATGGAGTAAATCGTATTGTTGTTGAAGATGTTCAG AGCCTTTCTCAGTTTAATCTTCCTGTGTCACTTCCTAATGCACACATGCTAGGACCAGCTACTGTAGAAGGATCTTTACCTGTGATAGGCCCTTCTGGATCATTGGTTAGTGGCAAAGCTTTACACAACAAAATTACCAAACCTCCTGTGATTGATGATGGATTGGGTTTGACTGATGCTTTTGTTGATGGTTCTATGACTGGGGGAGCTGATTTTTATGATCCTGATCAGCCTTTATGGTCAAATGATCGTTCTGAAACTTCAGCAGTACTCCAGGATTTAAATCCATCTAAAATTGATGATACTGGGCCTTTGTTAGATGCAGACTCCTCTGATCATGATCAAGTTGGGCAGTGTGATGCCTTTGAACTTGAGCATCCACTTAGAGGTGCTAAGGCAGCTTCAGGATCTCAGAGTGTGTGGGGAAGAATCAGAAGGTCAAAAAATAACTCGAATGTGAAAGAGATCACTGATTTTACAGGGGATGCTTCAAGTTTTGATGAAATGGGAAAAGATTTGGAATCGTCCTGCAGCAATCAAGGAAACTCCCGTCCAGGGAAGCAAAAAAATGTAGATACTATTGACCCACAAATGACAGAATCATCTTTCAAGCCCCAAAGTAGTTCTGGACATAATATGAGAAAACCTTCTCAAAAGGCACTTCGAACGCTGTTTGTGAGAGGCATTCCACAGAAAGACAACAAACCAGATGCTCTTCTTTCACATTTTCAAAAATTTGGGGAGGTCATTGACATCCACATCCCACAGAGTGGTGAACGAgcttttattcaattttctaAGAGAGAAGAAGCTGAGGCTGCTTTAAGGGCACCTGATGCTGTGATCGGCAACCGTTTTATAAAGCTTTTCTGGGCAAACAGGGATAGCATTATGGATGATGGTTTAAATGGTGGCATTAATTTACCTTTGACTCCTCGTGGAGTAACATCTAGTGTGGTTCAACCCCACCTATCTGTTCCTTATAAAGGAAAAGACAATATCCAGTCCTTAGCCTCAAAAGCTGCTGAACATGGTCCTGTTGTTCTGTTACCTACTTCTGGTCTACCTAAGCCTGTGGCTCATAATGTTCCCAAAGCTGCACCAGCTGTGCAAAAAAAGGTGGAGAGTTTAGaacttttgaaggaagaattgcGCAAGAAGCAGGAGCTGCTTGATCAGAAGCGGAATGAGTTCCGACGTCAGTTGGTTAAACTTGAGAAGCAG GCTGTAGGTGTGAAAGCTGAAGCAGTCTCAGACCAGGATCTGAAGAAACAGGTGGAGGGAGAAACAGTATCTTATTCTGCAAAAATGCAAAATTCAagctccacagaacttaataatGATGTATCTTCAACACAAGCTGACGCAATCTCTGATTGTAGCAGATCAACAGAGAATGCAGAGCGCTCTTGTTCTATATCATCTTCTACTGTGGCCACACAGGAACCTTCCAGCTTGAAGCAGTCAATTCGTCCACTGGCACCACATGGTGCACCTTTTATATTCAATAGATACAAACTAGACAATCGTCCCACTGCCTTCAAAGTTCTTCCACCTTTGCCATGTGGTCTTGCAAAT GTTGCTGTCTTGAAGGAACATTTCTCTGCTTTTGGTGACCTTACCTCTGTTGAGCTGGAAGATTTGGAGCCTCAAGATAGTAATAATGGCTCAGAGACGTTAAACATATCTGCTAAGATATGTTATCCAACGCGCCGGTCTGCTGAGAGGGCATTTTTGAATGGCAAAATCTGGCAAGGCCAAGCTTTGCAGTTTATGTGGTTGCAGTCTAGTAATTCTACCAAGGATAGTGGTGTCAGAAAAGATGCTGCTCCTGCTTTGAAGCAGCCTTCAGATGCTAGTGTTCAACCCATCTCAAAAGATTCTTCGACTGGTTCAGAGGAAGGAAACACAGCTGGGAGTGATGCACCTGAAAAAGATTACATGGAACGCGAGAAGCAGCCTTCAGATGCTAATGTTCAGCCCATCCCAGAAGATCCTTTGACTTGTTTACAGGAAGGAAATGCTGCAGGGATTGATGAACCTGAAAAAGGTTATATAGAACATGCGACTGTGAATGAAGTTCCCAACTCCAGTTCAGCGAAACAGTTAGCTGAATGTGATCGGTCATGA